TGGAGAGGATGTTGTGGTTGATGGCCACATAAGCGGGGTCCTGATACAGACTAGCCAGAGGCACTCCCTTGGAATTGGCCAGGTATCGCATGGCGAACAGGTGACGGTCAAACCCCTGACctaatgacataaaaatatatatatatacattaacCACAACCAGACAAAATACTTACAAGCTAATTATTCAagcattgcagaaaaaaaaaatcagccagcGTCCAAATACAACAGTGTTAAATAGTAAATGCCAAAGTTTTCTAGAAGCTTAAACTATCCCAGTGGCTTcaattcaaaactgaaatagcTGGACTCACCCATGGCAGCCTCTTTAGTGAGCTGGCCGTGATATTTGGAGCAGTCATGCAGCATGCCCTGCAGCTGGTCCACAGTGTGCTGACTGGGCTGGCGAACAAAAGCATGGGCACAGCGCTTTGTGTGGATACTGGCTGGGCGGATGGTCTCAGTGCGGCCGTGGCGGAAGGCAGCGGTGCTGCAGGACTCGTAGGTAGCGACTGTCTGCCCGTACTGCCGCAGATAGCCCATCTGGAAGGCTAGCTGCGCCATCGCATCTGGGctcagcttcttcttcttcagtatCTCCTTTCCCCCTTTCTTAAACTCCATGGCATCGATGGTCAGCTTGGAGATGGCTGCCTGGAAGTTCTCTTTGGCTTTGCTAATTCCAGTTTCCAACTCGCTGTCCAGTTTGAATTCAAGCCGGCGCACCGAAGAGGCAGAATCAACGGCAGCTGCCGGAGAGCCCGGGCTGATGAGGGGCCGCTCTGTAGTGTCCTTGAAGATTTCATTCTGAAAGCGGAGGACAGCAACGCCATCCCCCCAAGAATGCTCAAAGTTGATAGCTGCTTGTCCATCTTTGGCCAGGATGATGCTGAAAGATTTGTCATACCAGCGGTTGCAGCCATCACCATGCAACATGTTGTGAGAGATATGGATGTGGTCGCGCATGGATTCATCGTccagacagaggcagaacagCGCACTGTCCACTAGACTTAATACGTCTCCATTCCCTGCACCCAGCAGCTTCTCTCGAAGACCTGCCCACACATCCCGGTTCTCACTCGTCAGGAACCCCAGCGGGAAGGCGGGCGCTGGAGTGGGATCAGATAGGATGAACTTTAAGTGGGACTGGATCTCTGCCGGCTTCACCAGATTCCCGTCACGGTCAATCACATCAAACACGTACATGTTGCCCTTTCTCATCACCAGCAGGTGGCGACCCTTCTGGTCAGTGAAGAGCTCATCCCGGCCAGGCCTGGGGATGCGGGTTGAGTTGAAGAGCCGAAAGTACTGGGACATATCCAAGGGGTAGGCGTTCACCATGTAAGCCCCATACCAGGACAGTGCCGGTGGCACCCATCGGATGAGCTTTTTGAAGCTGTCTGTGTCACTTTTGGCAGGATTCAAGTGGAAAACCTCCGGCTCCAGGAGTCCAGCACGCAGCGTCTTCATGAAGCGAACAGCCGAGCAAACCATGTTAGTGGCCCGCACTAGCTGGTCATTGTACTCAGGCTTGGGATCAGGGTTGAAAGACATGAAGGGATTGAAGTTCAACACCACTGAATCCCGAGCAGAGAGGTACATGTCGAACCACGGTGCtaaaaaccacagaaaagaTTTCGAGTGAccatcaatatttaaaaagcaatgtgTGTTGAGTAAGTACATGACACATGACGTTACCATACATGCTGTGAAGGACTCACCAGAGATGtagcttgtgtgtttgttgttcttGTCCTGAGCCACTAGCTCCTCATGCAGCTCTTTCCCCACCCCACTCTGGAAGTCGTGAGCCAATTTCTCTGTTTtactacacaaacacaattgcTCGGTATTTGGGATAAACCTCATCATGTCATCCATCCCATTCAAACATCTGCAACTCCTACCTGTACTCTTCATCGTTTAAGAGTGGCTTCTGGGCAGCCAAGTATCGCCTAATTGTGTCTTCCAGCTTTGGAACTGGTAGCCTGTTAAAATACATGTGCGTattgcataattcattttcacCAACCGATAGCACATTATATTAAATTCTACCTTTGATATGGCTATAtacttaaaattatttttttagaaGGGAGAACAAGTACAACTCTATTGGCTTGAAGTGGGACCTATTTACATGCAACACCAGACAGTGTACAACGCCCCCGGTTAATCTCACTGACTCCGTGCACTTTCACCTAAATTCTTTGCAGAAACAATAtgcagctaacattagctgccAGGTACCGCCGAGTAATTGCTCAGTGTCGATACAACAGCTACCTATATTAACAGCTGTAAGACTGTAAAAACATAGCTGTAGTTATCGAAGACAGTTCACGTAAGTTACAGCTAATACTCACCGTGGTAAACTCTTCTGATAGTGCATTGTTGGTACAATGCTTTTGTGCAAATACTCAGAATCAGGGCCGTCTTTAGTGCTGTAGCTCCGGTTGCTATTAGATTGTCCGGAGGATGCAACCGTACTGCTTAAACACACCAGACTCCTAGAATCTTTAAGTAACAAACTAAACCGACCAGAAAGCATATATGCCATGACGGTATCTCTGTATTAGCCACTAACCACCTACTTtatatgaataatgaaattaacGCGAACTAGGTTATTAGCAACAAACTTTGGGCCAAAACAGGAAATCTATTTAACTAGCTACCCCTTTCGTTGGATGAAGTAATACTATACAAACCTAACGTAGAAACAGCAGGTTGCCACAAAGGTCTCTACTAAGACACTCCAGCAACCGTCTTTCAGTCCACCCCCTTTCACCAATTGGCCATTGATCTAACACAAGGAAGTAGGAAGAACAGGGCCTAGCGACACAGAAAGATGTTCGTACTGCAACACATTATGTGAACAGTAGCTTTCTGCCGAAGTGAGGTTCATTCATAATGAGATGCACTGGCTGTTTGGTTTCAGTTACAGCAGCGGGAGCTAATGAACTATGGATAGGGGAAGCAGACAGATGATAGTTTTTATGAGCATCCCGAAGCTGTTGTTGATTAACAAGCTTTTAATTTAACACTTTTGGGAAGAAGATgactattattaaaaataaaaatctgtttagAATTGAAATGTGTTCTGAAAGAGAATCTGTTGACATGAAAATGTTGGTCTTGATAGCTcgatttttaaattattattgttaaatgtCACTCTGGTGggtaaacattttattcataaacGCAAATGGCACAACTGTGGTTCCCCATTTTAAGCACTTCATATCTGAATATAGAATATACAACACTTATTCGCCAAAATGGAAAGGGCcgaaagaaaatgaaacacgaattaattatttgcatttacaatCTAATAACCAgtttctcttctgtctctgaTTTATCTGCTTCGTTTGGTTTGGTTAATTTACACATCATTCACTATCGTCCCTTTTATAGAATTGATGTAAtagttaaatataattttataactGAAAATTGTACATTACAAATAGCATACTAATTCAGCTTGCATGTGCATCATCAATTAATTGCTAGCAGTTGCCTTGTTATTTGATGGCCTCAGTTACAGCTTTGTGGTTGAGGGCTTCAGaataatcatttcaaaaatgatttctgTGAAATCTCCACCCCTGACTCTCTGTACGCTCTGTTGTTTTTTCGAGTGTATTCCAAAATCGTGGTTATAATGAAACTGATTGAATGGCACTAATGCAATTTTACAttcaagtaaaaataatttgttgctAATTAATATGTTTTACTGAAACTGGcaaacttgtcattcaaaaattattaaaatgcattcaggaCGTTTATTGGCTTAAaggtattttattattttctattctTCTGTCTCCCCTACCTGCTCATGGGCCATCGCTGAATAtcataaatgtatattaattgTAGGCCTATGTTTTAAAGAAAAcgtttatatattttaaaatgaaccctGCAGAAAGTATGCCTATACtaacaccaacacaaaatgGCCCTCATACCAGGTAAATCTATTCATGCTCAGTACATCCATAAAAGCGCTGGGTTTTGTCTTTTAATCTACTTACATCTTTAAGCATGGTGGCATTGAATATACAAGTTCTTACAACTGGCCTTTAATTTGAGATTTCTTATGAAGGCCTCTTCTActccttttccactgcagatgTGAAACTTGGCTGGCTGGCTAACCAGGAGCCAGAGCACAATTGCTTTTCTGTTGCATTGCCCACAACAGGAGCTGTAGCACATTATGTCACATGGAAGTTGTGTGTCCTGGGGGGTGGTATTGGGAACCCTGACAATTTCTCCAAAGCAGAAGGATTAGGCAGTCATGCTGGACAGTAACaatgtcacagtttttttttcttgtttgtcttTGGTTTGATGTGCCTCTTGAgtttgaaagcaaaacaaatgcaacaataaGCAGTGCAGAGAGCCCTTTGGTTACACAGTTTTTAGCACCAATTGCAGCAACACAGTCATGTATCTTTCCAACTTTGCCCACAGCTCACTCATAGGAGAGTACACATCAATAACAATAGTGAGCTGAGCTGACGTGGttagttttcagaaaaaaagacaatgaggACCTACCCAGAACCTGAACAAGCAAGGCAGTCTGGCTCCAATTGTACAGTGGAAAAAGGTGTATTCAACCAATATCAAAACTGAGCTCAGTGGAATTCACTGTCTTAATATGAccaacagggggcagcaggACCCAAGTCAATGGAATATCTGGTAGATAAGTGAGTTTATGCTCTACACTGCCACATCACTAGAAAagtcaggcaggctgctgcagcagtgtgacacTGGCAGGCTTCCCAGGCCAGGCGTTCTGTGGGGACATTAATTTTGCTGGGCGAGAGAGTAATCCAGCCAGCCTGAGTGTGACGCTTGCCCTTAAACCCTCAAAGCCCCCGCCCCCCGAGCACAGCCACTCAGCTTTGAAAATACAGCGCAGGCAGAAAGATAAGAAGGTGACAGTTCATTCCCTCCATTAGATTGATGAGATTCTCTAATGTTTGCTCCTAGTCCAGTTCTTTACATTAAAGCGgcatcattttctctttcagtctctgtctgtatttttctctctgttaaGGTATACTGTCTATATCGCCCTACATTCCATGGTGCTGTCTGTCTCAAATGCCCCATGTATATCAGGCAGGGCAGGAAGAATGTAAATGCttacatcaaaaacattttgactcAGCTCTTGTCACTGTATGTGGATTAGTATTGATCTGACAAACTGCATAAAAGGGAAAATCCAATACATTTCATGAGTTTTCAGGGAGAAATCTCAACTTATGCCTGCTGCCACACTCAAATTTTGAAATCCTTGCTACTAACTCTAGCTAAATGAACTAGATGGTTTCCACATTTTGTAGGAATCTGGTATGAGTTCACCAGGTTCTGTACGAAATGGAAACAACTGTCTTCATTTATATGCACATCATGCAGAAACCATATTACTTGTGTTTTGcctgatacattttaaatacttaataaaattatttcctgCTGTGCATCACCTAATTTGGGCTTCTATAATAATAATCCACGCACTTGTGCACACAGGACAAAACTGTAGGCCTGAGTTGTTAGTAAGATACTTTTTTGCTGCTTGGGACAAACCTCTATTATATGATGTATATCCTCCTGCAATGgcataacaaataaaatacagttatCATACAGGTATAACAGCAAAAGCAAAGGCATTTCATCACAGTCAACTAACTGTGACAAAGGAGTCAGGTCTGTGGATGTATGGTGGTGCCCAATTGATCCATTTGACATCAGTGATCTATTTGACTTTTGTGCATGAAAAAACAAGTAGTGATTTGCAATAAGAAACAGTATTGTTACTACAGTTTACAGTATTACATCGCATCTGGGGGGTATGTGTTATTCTGTTGTTGTTAATTCTCCATCTGCATGTTACCTTGAACAAGGGATAAAACCGACAATGAAGAGCTCAAGAATGAAAAGAACACTTTTACTCCTTGATTTTCTCCTGCAGGTGTTTATGCACAGTGAACTactgaatgaaatgcaaactgaaCCTCTCAGCACAGGTTTCTGCTTGCACTGCCAGTTTCCATGCTTTCGTAAGATGGCAAATTGTCATACCTTCACAATGCATTAAGACCTTAATGCGAGACTAACCACTATGGTGCTGTGTCCTAAACTTTGAGTTGAAAACATATGTTTtccaatacatacatattatgaCAAGTACAAGTTGTAGTACAAGTGGAGGCAATCTAGAGTAAATTAAATGGCTGTGCTGTAGTCATGATGGTGCTGCTGCCTGCCAAGGTGCCCATCTGTCCGGTATTTGCACAGTGCAGACTATGTGCTCTGGCTAAAACTGCAGTCAGTACGATTGGGCCTCACTGCTGGTGATCAGGATGAATGTAGGAGAGTGTATGCCAAACATTTGAATTGACTGTATTCAGTGGACCTTGACAGCTGTTCACTCACAGGTTTTGAAAAGGTAATTGACATGGAGGGAATAATCCGATATGTACTGAATGTGCAAAGACAGACTGGTGTATTTATTATTCTCTATTTTATTACAGAATTAAGATTAACGTCTGGTTTAATTACACTGAGAATTGCAATGGAAATCTTTATAGGTtatcaaattaaattgaaaattgaaatgatCAGTTATTCAGTGTTCAATCATTTTAGTTGGGCATAAGGAGGTACCTTCAAGAAAAACATCTCATTCAGAATGCTGCCCCGtagcagactgaagacccagtTCTTCAGTCGGCTACACCTCAACCCCCTTGTCCTAGCACAATCTTTCATTCCTCCTATGTGTAATCACATTTTGGTACTTTGCCTTCAAGGAACATGTTGGCATTGTGTTTCGAATGATACATGCTGATAGCGGTATGCACTTGTAATCTAGGCTTTATGTTTAGTACTGTTTCCTCTTCATATGTGGTTaatggtgtcctgtttgtacaCCTCTTTGTGCTACTTTATTAGATGTGCTTCGTaggtcattctggataagagctaaatggCAATGATAATAATGAGCATAATCAGGAGGAAGAAAATGAGTAATGCCGTGTTTTATGAGCTTGAATTCTCTTGATAAGTTCCATATGAAAAGCTCCTTATTTGCTAGATGGATAATTAATCTTTTCATTTCTATCTGCCTTCATTTTCTCTGGTTGTATATGCTgtcaagcaaaataaaattgaaaatttaaGAACGTTACTTAAAAAGAACCCAAAAATAACCTCAGATACATGCAATGTAAGGTTCTCATGGTATAGAAGTATGTTAAAATGAAGAGCATGACACTTTGTACATGTAAGCCTTggtattttttcctgtttttctgttaagTGCAGcattctgcattcattcatccaaCTGTAATCCCTGATGTATCTTAATCATATTGATGCCCCCAGTCTCATACCACTGCATCTCCcctcataaaatgtaaatatagaatGTGATGAAGCACAAGGTAACTCACGTATAGAACGCTATTCGCTATGACAACAAATATTTCATTGGACTCGGAGAACGTCAAAGTGTTACATAACACCATGCAACGTTATGGAGCTATCAAAACCCCTCACCACTGTTCTCAGTGCGCTCGGCATGCCATCATTTTACATCTCATCTCCTATTGTTTCCCTTCTGCTCTCACTCACAAGGGGCTACTTACAATAAGGTGTACTTGTTTCTTCATATGCCTTCCTATCTGTGTCCTTCACCAACACACTTGAGAGTTTCTCTCTTTTCTAGGCCTGCGGACTACATTCAGTTAGTGAGTGAAGTTGCAACAGTGGGCGATGTATTCACATAGTGGGAAGAAGTGATTTATTCAATATGGATACTAGCAGTTTGTGATCcatatgcatttctttttactttCCATGGCTGAACAGACAATACTTCTGACATCTGATGGCGGGTGTTTCCTTCTCAATCTGCGCCTCATCATCCATTTGTGCTTTTGGAGGTGTATGATGCAGTTGATCTATTGTGGAATCATTTCCACATAATTCTGGACATAATAATTTGTTTCTTCTTTGTTCCTTTTATTGCGTCCTCACATCATCTCTCCCAGTGACAAGTAGTGTTCTTTGGCTGCAGCTTTCTCAGTGAGTATTTAAGTGTCAATCAGCCAGACGATCTAGAAATAATCAGAGGCTACCGTTACCGCTACcggtttgtttttttgaccATTGAATTGACCAAGTCAGTCAGTTCATATACTTTGGTAATCACTGATAGCCTATGATCCTCATCTTTTGGCTTGTTGTTGATTGCTGCTGGTGTTCTCCTGAGTGCAGGAGTGACAGGTTTAACTTCTTGTTTAGTTCATATATGGCCGAGTTCTTTGAAGTAGTCTAGTCCCCAAAACACATCCTGGGATTTCTGTAATATTCGCAAAATCTTGATGGACCTCCTTAGTGCTTAGAATTAGTTTAGCTAAATTTATGTTGACACACTTACTGAGCACCAGGATGGATTCTGAGTTGACAACAgaatttgtgcatgtgtgttttgtcaAATGCACGACTCGGCATACTTTCCAATAGCAGCCAACTTGATTCTTCCATATGAGGCTAACCAGTTCTCAATATGTCTGAATTTGattggaatgaaaaaaaatattttatttgggaATTCCTTTTGTGAATGCATTCTGCTGCATCTAGTCTGAATTTAATGTTTCTACCTGAATCaatctgaaccaatcagaatcaTTTGCTAAGtgttctgtttcattctgttttacTGCATTCCATGAGCATGAgctcttttccattttcaatgtTTGCATCTACATCATGCACACTCTGTAACAAAA
The nucleotide sequence above comes from Megalops cyprinoides isolate fMegCyp1 chromosome 2, fMegCyp1.pri, whole genome shotgun sequence. Encoded proteins:
- the cpt2 gene encoding carnitine O-palmitoyltransferase 2, mitochondrial; amino-acid sequence: MAYMLSGRFSLLLKDSRSLVCLSSTVASSGQSNSNRSYSTKDGPDSEYLHKSIVPTMHYQKSLPRLPVPKLEDTIRRYLAAQKPLLNDEEYSKTEKLAHDFQSGVGKELHEELVAQDKNNKHTSYISAPWFDMYLSARDSVVLNFNPFMSFNPDPKPEYNDQLVRATNMVCSAVRFMKTLRAGLLEPEVFHLNPAKSDTDSFKKLIRWVPPALSWYGAYMVNAYPLDMSQYFRLFNSTRIPRPGRDELFTDQKGRHLLVMRKGNMYVFDVIDRDGNLVKPAEIQSHLKFILSDPTPAPAFPLGFLTSENRDVWAGLREKLLGAGNGDVLSLVDSALFCLCLDDESMRDHIHISHNMLHGDGCNRWYDKSFSIILAKDGQAAINFEHSWGDGVAVLRFQNEIFKDTTERPLISPGSPAAAVDSASSVRRLEFKLDSELETGISKAKENFQAAISKLTIDAMEFKKGGKEILKKKKLSPDAMAQLAFQMGYLRQYGQTVATYESCSTAAFRHGRTETIRPASIHTKRCAHAFVRQPSQHTVDQLQGMLHDCSKYHGQLTKEAAMGQGFDRHLFAMRYLANSKGVPLASLYQDPAYVAINHNILSTSTLTSPAVSLGGFAPVVPDGFGVGYGVHDEWIGCNVSSYPARNVHEFLQCVHKSLEDIFSVLEGKALS